CGGCCGGCGGCCGGCTTCTTGCCGGTGCTGACCACGGTCGGGCGGCGTTCCGGGCCGCCCGGGGTGCTGATGCTCATCGTGCCTCGTCAGGTCGGTCGGTCAGGGAGTTGGCGGGCCGGTTCACATGCTGGGTCGCCGCCGCGGTGCCCGAGTCTACCCCCGATAACATGGTTCGGTGACTCCCGCAGAACTCGCCGAGGTCGTCCTCTCCGCAGCCCACGCCGTCTTCATCGACCGGGGGCTGGATCCGTCCGCGCTGCCCGCGCAGACCGTCGTCGAGCGACCCCGCAACCCCGAGCACGGCGACTACGCCTCGACGCTGGCGCTGCAGCTCAGCAAGAAGGTGGGCGTACCCCCGCGGGAGCTGGCCGCCGCCCTGGCCGAGCGGCTCGGCCGGGCGCCCGGCATCAAGTCGGTGGAGATCGCCGGCCCGGGCTTCCTGAACATCCGGCTCGACGCGGCCGCCGCCGGGCAGCTCGCCAAGGTGATCGTCGAGGCCGGCCCGGAGTACGGCCGCAGCGACACCCTCGCCGGTCAGAAGATCAACCTGGAGTTCGTCTCGGCGAACCCGACCGGACCGGTGCACATCGGCGGGGTTCGCTGGGCGGCCGTCGGCGACGCGCTCAGCCGGCTGCTCCGCACCACCGGGGCGGAGGTCGGCACCGAGTACTACTTCAACGACGCCGGCTCCCAGATCGACCGGTTCGCCCGGTCGCTGCTCGCCGCCGCCAAGGGCGAGCCGGCCCCGGAGGACGGCTACGGCGGGGCGTACATCGCGGAGATCGCCGTCGAGGTGGTCAAGCGCCGGCCGGACGTGCTGGAGCTGGACGACGCCGCCGCCCAGGAGGTGTTCCGGGTGGAGGGCGTCGCGCTGATGTTCGAGGAGATCAAGTCCTCGCTGCGCGACTTCGGCGTCGAGTTCGACACCTACTTCAACGAGAAGGATCTGCACGACCGGGGCGAGCTGGAGCAGGCGCTGGCCCGGCTGCGTGAGCAGGGGCACGTCTTCGAGGCCGAGGGCGCGACCTGGCTGCGCACCACCGACTTCGGCGACGACAAGGACCGGGTGCTGCGCAAGTCCAACGGCGAGTGGACGTACTTCGCCGCCGACTGCGCGTACTACCTGGACAAGCGCGAGCGCGGTTTCGAGCGCGTGGTGATCATGCTGGGTGCCGACCACCACGGCTACCTCGGCCGGATGAAGGCGATGGCCGCCTGCTTCGGCGACGACCCGGAGCGCAACCTGGAGATCCTCATCGGCCAGCTGGTCAACCTGGTCCGCGACGGCGCGCCGGTGCGGATGAGCAAGCGGGCCGGCACCGTGGTCACCCTGGAGGACCTGGTCGACGCGATCGGCGTGGACGCCGCCCGGTACGCGCTGGCCCGCTACTCCAGCGACTCGCCGATCGACATCGACGTGGAGCTGTGGACCCGGGCCACCCGCGACAACCCGGTCTACTACGTGCAGTACGTCGCGGCCCGGACCGCCAGCGTGGGGCGCAACGCCGCCGAAGTGGGGCTGACCCGGGGCGACGCCGCCCACTTCCACGCCGAGCTGCTCTCCCACGAGAAGGAGAACGAGCTGCTCAAGGCGCTCGCCGAGTTTCCCGCGGTGGTCGCCTCCGCGGCGGAGCTGCGCGGGCCGCACCTGGTCGCCCGCTATCTGGAGCGGTTGGCCGGGGCGTACCACCGGTTCTACGACAACTGCCGGATCCTGCCGCGGGGCGACGAGGAGGTCACCGACCTGCACCGGGCCCGGCTCTGGCTGAACGACGCCACCCGGGTGGTCATCGCCAACGGCCTGCGCCTGCTCGGCGTCTCCGCCCCGGAGAGGATGTAGTCCGCCGATGCGTGCTCATGAAGCCGGTGCCCTGCACGGTGACATCGGCAGCCGGCCGCCCTGGCTGCGCCCGCCGGGCGACGTCAACGCCCTGGTGCCGCAGCTCTGGCCGCGGAACGTGACCCGGGCCGCCGACGGCGCGCTCGCCGTCGGCGGGCTCGGCGTCCGCGAGATCGCGGCCGAGTACGGCACCCCGGTGTACGTCCTCGACGAGGACGACCTGCGGTCGCGCTGCCGGGAGTTCCGGGCCGCCTTCCCGGACGCGGACGTCTACTACGCCGGCAAGGCGTTCCTCTGTCGCGCGGTGGTCCGGATGATCGCCGAGGAGGGCATGTTCCTCGACGTCTGCACCGGCGGCGAGCTGGCCACCGCGCTGTCGGCCGGGATGCCGCCGGAGCGGATCGGCTTCCACGGCAACAACAAGTCCGTGACCGAGCTGAGCCGGGCCCTGGACGCCGGGGTGGGCCGGATCATCCTCGACTCGTTCATCGAGATCGACCGGCTCACCGCGCTGGCCCGCGAGCGCGGCGTACGCCCCGGGGTGCTGATCCGGGTGACGGTCGGCGTGGAGGCGCACACCCACGAGTTCATCGCCACCGCGCACGAGGACCAGAAGTTCGGCTTCTCCCTCGCCGGCGGGGCGGCCGCCGCCGCGGCCTTCAAGGTCATCGACGAGGACGTGCTGGACCTGCGCGGGCTGCACTCACACATCGGCTCGCAGATCTTCGACGCCAGCGGCTTCGAGGTGTCCGCGCGGCGGGTGCTCGGCCTCCAGGCGCAGATCCGCGACGCCCGTGGGGTGGAGCTGCCCGAGCTGGACCTGGGCGGCGGCTTCGGCATCGCCTACACCACGCAGGACGACCCGGCCGCGCCGCACGACCTGGCCAAGCGGCTCCGCAAGATCGTGGACGGGGAGTGCGCGGCCGAGAAGCTGGCCGTGCCGCACCTCTCCATCGAGCCCGGCCGGGCCATCGTCGGCCCCGCCGTGTTCACCCTCTACCAGGTCGGCACGGTCAAGGACGTCGACGGGATCCGGACGTACGTGAGCGTGGACGGCGGGATGAGCGACAACATCCGCACCGCGCTTTACGACGCGTCGTACTCGGCGACGCTGGCCAACCGGGCGTCGGCGGCGGAGCCGCTGCTCGCCCGCGTGGTGGGAAAGCACTGTGAGTCCGGGGACATCGTGGTGAAGGATGAATTCCTGCCCGCCGACGTGCAGGCCGGAGATCTTGTCGCGGTGCCCGGCACCGGGGCGTACTGCCGGAGCATGGCCAGCAACTACAACCATGTCCCGCGGCCCCCGGTCGTCGCCGTCCGCGAGGGTCGGGCGCGTCTGATCGTCCGGCGGGAGACCGAAGAAGACCTGCTCGCATTGGATGTCGGATGACCTCACCTGTCCGCGTGGCGCTGCTCGGCTGCGGCACCGTCGGCAGCGACGTGGTACGGCTGCTGCACGAGCAGTCGGCCGACCTCGCCGCCCGGATCGGCGCCCCGCTGGAGATCGCCGGGATCGCCGTCCGCCGGGTCGGCCGCGACCGCGGCGACCTGCCGGTCGACCCCGCCCTGTTCACCACCGACCCGCTCGGGCTGATCAAGCGGGACGACGTGGACATCGTGGTGGAGGTCGTCGGCGGCATCGAGCCGGCCCGCGGCTGGCTGGTCGAGGCGCTGCGCGCCGGAAAGAGCGTGGTCACCGCCAACAAGGCGCTGCTCGCCGAGGACGGTGCGACGCTGCACGACGCCGCCGCCGAGGGCGGCGCCGACCTCTACTACGAGGCCTCCGTCGCCGGGGCGATCCCGCTGCTGCGCCCGCTGCGCGAATCGCTGCACGGCGACCGGATCAACCGGGTCACCGGCATCGTCAACGGCACCACCAACTTCATCCTCTCCGCGATGGACGCCACCGGCGCCGGCTTCGCCGAGGCGCTGGAGGAGGCCACCGAGCTGGGGTACGCCGAGGCGGACCCGACGGCGGACGTGGAGGGCTTCGACGCCGCCGCCAAGGCCGCCATCCTCGCCTCGCTCGCCTTCCACACCCGGGTCACCGCGGCCGACGTGCACCGTGAGGGCATCACCGAGGTGACCGCGGCCGACGTGGCCAGCGCCAAGGCGATGGGCTGCACGATCAAGCTGCTCTGCATCGCCGCCCGCAACACCGACCCGGCGGGCCGGGAGTCGGTCAGCGTCCGGGTGCACCCGGCGATGATCCCGCTGACCCATCCGCTCGCGAGCGTCGGCGACGCGTTCAACGCGGTCTTCGTCGAGGCCGAGGCGGCCGGGCAGCTGATGTTCTACGGCCGGGGCGCGGGCGGCGCGCCGACCGCCAGCGCCGTCCTCGGCGACGTGGTGGCGGTGGCCCGTAACCGGCTCGCCGGGGTGCACGCGGCCAGCGAGTCGGCGTACGCCGACCTGGCGGTGCGGCCGATGGGCGAGGCGCTGACCCGCTACCACATCAGCCTCGACGTGGCCGACCGTCCCGGCGTGCTGGAGGCGGTGGCCGGGGTGTTCGCCCGGCACGAGGTCTCCATCGCCACGGTGCGGCAGGGTCCGGCGGGTGGGGGCCCGGCCGGCCGGGGCGAGGACGCCGAACTGGTCATCGTCACGCACGTCGCGCCGGACGCCGCGCTCGCGGCCACCGTCCGCGCGCTGCGAGGGCTGGAGATCGTCCGCTCGGTGACCAGCGTGCTGCGGGTCGAAGGCGGGGCGTAGACCGTGTCCCGCCAGGTGGGTAAGGGCGGGTGTGCCGGGCCGTGGCCCGGGATGCTGGTCCAGGCTTGAGGTGCGACAGGGCCGGTAGAGGCGAGGAGAGCGACATGTGGCGGGGCCTGATCGAGACGTACCGGGACCGGATGCCGGTCACCGACGCCACCCCGGTCGTCACCCTGCACGAGGGGAACACCCCGCTGCTGCCGGCACCGGTGCTCGCCGCCCGGCTCGGCTGCGACGTGCACCTCAAGGTCGAGGGGGCAAACCCCACCGGCTCGTTCAAGGACCGGGGCATGACCGTCGCGGTCTCCAAGGCGGTCGAGGCCGGTGACAAGGCGATCATCTGCGCCTCCACG
The window above is part of the Micromonospora inositola genome. Proteins encoded here:
- the argS gene encoding arginine--tRNA ligase; translation: MTPAELAEVVLSAAHAVFIDRGLDPSALPAQTVVERPRNPEHGDYASTLALQLSKKVGVPPRELAAALAERLGRAPGIKSVEIAGPGFLNIRLDAAAAGQLAKVIVEAGPEYGRSDTLAGQKINLEFVSANPTGPVHIGGVRWAAVGDALSRLLRTTGAEVGTEYYFNDAGSQIDRFARSLLAAAKGEPAPEDGYGGAYIAEIAVEVVKRRPDVLELDDAAAQEVFRVEGVALMFEEIKSSLRDFGVEFDTYFNEKDLHDRGELEQALARLREQGHVFEAEGATWLRTTDFGDDKDRVLRKSNGEWTYFAADCAYYLDKRERGFERVVIMLGADHHGYLGRMKAMAACFGDDPERNLEILIGQLVNLVRDGAPVRMSKRAGTVVTLEDLVDAIGVDAARYALARYSSDSPIDIDVELWTRATRDNPVYYVQYVAARTASVGRNAAEVGLTRGDAAHFHAELLSHEKENELLKALAEFPAVVASAAELRGPHLVARYLERLAGAYHRFYDNCRILPRGDEEVTDLHRARLWLNDATRVVIANGLRLLGVSAPERM
- the lysA gene encoding diaminopimelate decarboxylase, with the protein product MRAHEAGALHGDIGSRPPWLRPPGDVNALVPQLWPRNVTRAADGALAVGGLGVREIAAEYGTPVYVLDEDDLRSRCREFRAAFPDADVYYAGKAFLCRAVVRMIAEEGMFLDVCTGGELATALSAGMPPERIGFHGNNKSVTELSRALDAGVGRIILDSFIEIDRLTALARERGVRPGVLIRVTVGVEAHTHEFIATAHEDQKFGFSLAGGAAAAAAFKVIDEDVLDLRGLHSHIGSQIFDASGFEVSARRVLGLQAQIRDARGVELPELDLGGGFGIAYTTQDDPAAPHDLAKRLRKIVDGECAAEKLAVPHLSIEPGRAIVGPAVFTLYQVGTVKDVDGIRTYVSVDGGMSDNIRTALYDASYSATLANRASAAEPLLARVVGKHCESGDIVVKDEFLPADVQAGDLVAVPGTGAYCRSMASNYNHVPRPPVVAVREGRARLIVRRETEEDLLALDVG
- a CDS encoding homoserine dehydrogenase, with amino-acid sequence MTSPVRVALLGCGTVGSDVVRLLHEQSADLAARIGAPLEIAGIAVRRVGRDRGDLPVDPALFTTDPLGLIKRDDVDIVVEVVGGIEPARGWLVEALRAGKSVVTANKALLAEDGATLHDAAAEGGADLYYEASVAGAIPLLRPLRESLHGDRINRVTGIVNGTTNFILSAMDATGAGFAEALEEATELGYAEADPTADVEGFDAAAKAAILASLAFHTRVTAADVHREGITEVTAADVASAKAMGCTIKLLCIAARNTDPAGRESVSVRVHPAMIPLTHPLASVGDAFNAVFVEAEAAGQLMFYGRGAGGAPTASAVLGDVVAVARNRLAGVHAASESAYADLAVRPMGEALTRYHISLDVADRPGVLEAVAGVFARHEVSIATVRQGPAGGGPAGRGEDAELVIVTHVAPDAALAATVRALRGLEIVRSVTSVLRVEGGA